Genomic window (Candidatus Desulfofervidus auxilii):
GCAGATTAGATGATATTGGCCATGATGGAATGAAACTAGTAGAGCAGATTGTAAATATTTATGATGTTTATGGTTTTACAACAGAAATCATTGTGGCTAGCATACGTCATCCTTTGCATGTATTAAGAGCAGCTTTGTTAGGAGCAGACATTGCAACGATTCCATTTAGAGTAATTAAACAATTGGCAAAGCATCCATTAACAGACATTGGATTAAAAAAGTTTTTGGATGATTGGCAAAAGGTAGCTAATAAAATTTTATAAAAATGAATACTAATGACTTTAACTTTAGCCAATCATCTCACTTTATTAAGACTAACAGCCATTCCATTTCTTATCCTTTTTCTTTCTTATCCATATAAATGGTGTTCTTTTTTGAGTGCTTTAATCTTCTTTTTAGCCATTTTAACGGATTTTTTAGATGGTTTTTTTGCACGACGTCAAAAACAAATTACTACTTTAGGAAAACTTTTAGACCCTTTAGCAGATAAACTTTTAATAACAGCTGCATTAATTATGTTAATCTCTTTAAAAAGAGTACCTGCATGGATGGCATTTCTTATTATTGCCAGAGAAATAGCAGTTACTGGATTAAGAAGTATCCTTGCTAGTGAAGGGATTGTGCTTGCAGCTAGCAAGAAGGGAAAGTGGAAATTTGTCCTTCAAAGTCTTGCTATCTTTTGCCTTATTCTTCACTATCCTTATTTTAATATTGACTTTCACAAAATAGGTATAATTTTACTTTGGATAGCTATATTTTTTACTCTTTGGTCAGGCATAAAATATTTTATGCAATTTTATAAAGCTATATCAAAATAAGGGAGAAAATAATGAGAAGATGGGGAAGAAGGCGTCATATGAGAAGAAGGTGTGGATGGAGAATGTGTATTTTAAATTATAAACCAACACCAAGACACAAAATTTATCCAAAGATTACACCTATTGTCAATGAAGAAAAATGTATAGGTTGTGGTAAGTGTGCTAAACGTTGTCCGGTGGGAGCTATTACTATTTCAGATAAAAAGGCACATATTGATTCTGCCTTATGTATAAATTGTGGACAATGTATTTTAGCTTGTCCTAAGGGAGCAATTGATTACTACAAATATTAAAAGATAGCCAAATTCCTTCTTGTGCCTCTTTTTATCAATCTTTACCTTATTTTTGCCCTCTTGAAAAATCAATTTTGAAAATACAGGAGGAAAATGTAAGCATTCTATTCTTTATATCCAGAACAAGGGATACATAATAATTTATTATTTTTAACCCTAATCTTACTTCCAAATACAACTTCACCACATTTTTCACAAAAAACAGGTGGGCCTTCTTGAACATAAATATATTGATATTCATAAACATCACTTATTTTGAATATATCCTCTTCAGGTAAATTTAATACCCGATTAACTGCTGCCTCAGCAATCTCAGGTTCAATCTCTTCTGGAGGAATACCCTGTTTTCTTCTTTCCATAAAAGGAGAACTCATTGCTTGAGCAATAAATTCAGGCTTAATGGCTACCCTTACTGCTTTATTTTCTATGACATTAATTAAAACAAAAGCCATCTTATTGTAATTTAATTTTTCACAATTGCCCTTTCCATAAGTACAGCCAGTTGCCATCATTACACCATCTAAGAAACATTGCATTAAATGTCCAGTACCTGTTTCAGAAATCAATGCTAATTCTTTACTTTTCGCCCTTCCCACTCCTAATTTCCTTCTTGCTAAAAGACCTGCCCTTAATCCTAAAGGCATGGCTGGACACAAATGTCCATGAAAATATAATCCATGTTCAAACATCTCTTTTAATTCAGGATCCTTAATATCAATAGCCATTTTTACCTCCTTAGATAAATATATTTAAATATGTCAATATAATAATTTAACCTGCATTTTAAATAAATTCAAGTATAAAAATTATCATAGAAAAAACAAAAGGCTTACTTGTGTTTTTTGGAATCTTAACCAATTTAAAATTTTTCATTGACAATAAAGTTTACTCTGTGGTATTAAAAATAAAAGTATGTTTTATTTAAATAAATTGCACCTCCTTATTATATAAGGAGGTGTTTTTTTATGGAGTAAAAAATGCCATTTTTTTCTAAAAAACATTTATTGGGCATAGAAGATTTATCAGCTGAAGAAATAAAGTTTATTTTACAAACAGCTGAAGCAATGAAAGAAATCTCCTTTAGAGATATAAAAAAGGTGCCTACTTTAAGAGGAAAAACTATAGTCACTTTTTTTTATGAACCAAGCACACGCACAAGAGTTTCTTTTGAAATCGCTGCTAAACGTTTAAGTGCAGATACAGTAAATATTTCAGCCTCTACAAGTAGTTTAGTGAAGGGAGAAACTTTATTAGATACAGTTAAAAATCTTCAGGCAATGCAGCCTGATATCTTCATCATTCGACATTCCCAAGCAGGAGCACCACATTTTATTGCTAAACATATTGATGCATCAGTAATAAATGCAGGTGATGGCATGCATGAACATCCAACACAAGCTTTATTGGATGCTTTTAGTATTAAAGAAAAAAAAGGAAAGATTGAGGGACTTGAAATTGCTATTATAGGTGACATTGCTCATAGCAGAGTAGCTAGATCAGATATCCTTTTATTTACAAAACTTGGAGCAAATGTAAGAATATCTGGCCCCCCTACTCTAATCCCACCTTATATAGAAAGTCTTGGAGCAAAATATTGTTTTTATATAGAGGATGCTATAGATGGTGCTGATGTAGTTATTGCCTTAAGAGTACAAAGGGAACGTCTTAAACAAGTGCTTTTCCCTGATTTAAGAGAATATGCACTTCAATTTGGGCTTAATAAAAAACGTCTTATTTTTGCTAAAAAAAATGCTATTTTGCTTCATCCGGGCCCTGTTAATTGGGGTGTGGAATTAGATCCAGAGATTATGGAACTGCCATTTACCATTATTTTGGATCAGGTAACAAATGGAGTAGCAGTAAGAATGGCATTATTATATCTGCTTGGAACACAAAGAGGTTTAAATGATGAAATGGCTCATTAAGGGTGGTCGGGTAATTGACCCAAGTCAGAATTTAGATGCAGAGTTAGACATTTTAATAGAAAATGATGTAATAAAAGCATTAGAGAAAAATATTTCTGCTGATGATGTAGAAATAATAGATGCTAAAGGAAAGATTGTCACACCTGGTCTTATTGATGTCCATGTCCATTTAAGAGAACCTGGTTTTGAATATAAAGAAACTATTGAATCTGGTCTTATGGCAGCAGTAGCAGGTGGTTTTACAGCAGTTTGTTGCATGGCCAATACCAACCCAGTAAATGATAATCAAGAAGTTACCCGTTATCTTTTAAAAAAAGCATCTGAATATCATCTAGCCAGACTTTATCCTATTGGTGCTGTAAGTAAAGGTTTAAAAGGCGAAGAAATGGCACCTATTGGAGAGTTAAAAGAAGCAGGGGTTGTAGCACTTTCTGATGATGGAAATCCTATTTTAAATAGTGGATTTTTAAGGCGTGCTTTAGAGTATGCAAAATATTTTAATTTACCAATTATTTCTCATGCAGAGGATAAAAATCTTGCACCTTATGGTGTTATGAATGAAGGAAAAATAGCTACAAGACTTGGATTGCCAGCTATTCCTGCTGAAGCTGAAGAGATTATGATCTTTAGAGATATAAAATTGGCTGAGCTTACAAATTGGCATATCCATATTGCCCATGTAAGCACAGCAGGTGGTGTAAAGTTAATTAAAGAGGCAAAAGAAAAGGGTATTAAAGTTACAGCTGAAACATGCCCTCATTATTTCACACTAACAGAGGAAGCAGTTAAGGATTACAATACAAATGCAAAAGTAAGCCCACCTTTACGCACAGAAGTTGATGTAGAAGCCATTAAACAGGGATTAAAAGATGGCACAATTGATATCATTGCTACTGACCATGCCCCTCATCATCCATTAGAAAAGGAAGTACCGTTTGAAGAGGCACCAAGTGGTATTATTGGATTAGAAACTGCTTTACCCATTTCTTTAAAATTAATAGAAGCAGGCATATTAAGCTGGTCAGAATTAGTTACAAAAATGAGCTATTTACCTGCAAAAATTTTTAATTTACCTGGTGGCACTTTAAAGCCAGGTAGTCCAGCAGATATCACTATTATTGATCCTGAATCTAAATATCGTATTGATGTTAATGCCTTTTTTTCAAAGGCACGCAATTGTCCATTTAATGGCTGGGAAGCAAAAGGCAAAGTTATTATAACAATTGTAGATGGAAAAATAGTTTATAACTTAACCCATAAATTCCTTTAATTTTTCTTCTACCATTTTACGAATCTCATCAAGCCTTTTTTCACTCTGTGCTTCAAAACGTAAGACAAGCACAGGTTGAGTATTAGAAGAGCGTATAAGTGCCCAGCCATCATCAAGAATAATACGTACACCATCAATAGTTACAGTATTAAAATGTTTAGAGAAATATTCTTGTGCCTTTTTAACAACATCAAACTTTATCTCATCAGGACAAGGAATCCTAATTTCTGGTGTATAATAAGTCTTTGGCAAATCAGATATAAGCTCACTTGGTTTTTTTCCTGTTTTATCTATAATTTCTAAAAAACGCAGTGATGCATAAACAGCATCATCAAATCCAAAAAAACGATCTGCAAAAAACAAATGCCCACTCATCTCTCCTGCTAAAAGTGCCTTTTCCTCTTTTAATTTATTCTTAATTACTGAATGACCTACTTTCCACATAATGGGCTTTCCACCATGATGAGCAATGTCTTCAAAAAGCAATTGAGAACACTTCACTTCACCAATAATCTTAGCACCAGGATGTTCTTTTAAAATATCTCGTGAAAAGATAATTAATAATTGATCCCCCCAAAGAATATTTCCATTTTCATCCACTACTCCAAGACGATCCCCATCCCCATCATAGGCAAAACCTACATCTGCTCTTTCTTTTTTTACAGTATCAATCAAATCTTTAAGATTTTCTATTACAGTAGGATCAGGAAAATGATGAGAAAAATTCCCATCTATTTCACAATAAAGTGGCATTACTTCACATCCCTTTCCCTCAAATGCTGGTAAGGCAACAATACCAGCTACACCATTTCCTGCATCTATAACCACCTTATGTTTTCTTTCAATGCGAATATTTTTATTTAAAAAATCAAGATAATCAGGGATAATATCATATGTTTTATAATCTCCTTGCCCTTTTTCATAATCTTCTTTCTCCATAATTTTGCGCAATTTTTGAATCTGTTCACCAAAAAGTGTCTCTTTACCTGCACAGATTTTAAAACCATTATATTCAGGAGGATTATGACTACCTGTAACAGCAATTCCTCCTTCTTTATCTAGATGAAAAATACTAAAATAAACTACAGGAGTAGGACATACACCAACATCTGTTACATTACACCCTGTAGAAAGAATACCTTTAACTAGTACTTCTTTTAATTTTGGAGAGCTTAAACGACCATCTCTCCCAATCACTACTTCTTTATATCCTAGACGCCGAATATAAGTGCCATATGCCTTACCTAAA
Coding sequences:
- the pgsA gene encoding CDP-diacylglycerol--glycerol-3-phosphate 3-phosphatidyltransferase, coding for MTLTLANHLTLLRLTAIPFLILFLSYPYKWCSFLSALIFFLAILTDFLDGFFARRQKQITTLGKLLDPLADKLLITAALIMLISLKRVPAWMAFLIIAREIAVTGLRSILASEGIVLAASKKGKWKFVLQSLAIFCLILHYPYFNIDFHKIGIILLWIAIFFTLWSGIKYFMQFYKAISK
- a CDS encoding 4Fe-4S binding protein; this translates as MRRWGRRRHMRRRCGWRMCILNYKPTPRHKIYPKITPIVNEEKCIGCGKCAKRCPVGAITISDKKAHIDSALCINCGQCILACPKGAIDYYKY
- a CDS encoding FmdE family protein; this translates as MAIDIKDPELKEMFEHGLYFHGHLCPAMPLGLRAGLLARRKLGVGRAKSKELALISETGTGHLMQCFLDGVMMATGCTYGKGNCEKLNYNKMAFVLINVIENKAVRVAIKPEFIAQAMSSPFMERRKQGIPPEEIEPEIAEAAVNRVLNLPEEDIFKISDVYEYQYIYVQEGPPVFCEKCGEVVFGSKIRVKNNKLLCIPCSGYKE
- a CDS encoding aspartate carbamoyltransferase catalytic subunit, which produces MPFFSKKHLLGIEDLSAEEIKFILQTAEAMKEISFRDIKKVPTLRGKTIVTFFYEPSTRTRVSFEIAAKRLSADTVNISASTSSLVKGETLLDTVKNLQAMQPDIFIIRHSQAGAPHFIAKHIDASVINAGDGMHEHPTQALLDAFSIKEKKGKIEGLEIAIIGDIAHSRVARSDILLFTKLGANVRISGPPTLIPPYIESLGAKYCFYIEDAIDGADVVIALRVQRERLKQVLFPDLREYALQFGLNKKRLIFAKKNAILLHPGPVNWGVELDPEIMELPFTIILDQVTNGVAVRMALLYLLGTQRGLNDEMAH
- a CDS encoding dihydroorotase, with product MKWLIKGGRVIDPSQNLDAELDILIENDVIKALEKNISADDVEIIDAKGKIVTPGLIDVHVHLREPGFEYKETIESGLMAAVAGGFTAVCCMANTNPVNDNQEVTRYLLKKASEYHLARLYPIGAVSKGLKGEEMAPIGELKEAGVVALSDDGNPILNSGFLRRALEYAKYFNLPIISHAEDKNLAPYGVMNEGKIATRLGLPAIPAEAEEIMIFRDIKLAELTNWHIHIAHVSTAGGVKLIKEAKEKGIKVTAETCPHYFTLTEEAVKDYNTNAKVSPPLRTEVDVEAIKQGLKDGTIDIIATDHAPHHPLEKEVPFEEAPSGIIGLETALPISLKLIEAGILSWSELVTKMSYLPAKIFNLPGGTLKPGSPADITIIDPESKYRIDVNAFFSKARNCPFNGWEAKGKVIITIVDGKIVYNLTHKFL
- a CDS encoding phosphomannomutase/phosphoglucomutase translates to MKPNPLIFREYDVRGTVDKDLTEKVVEHLGKAYGTYIRRLGYKEVVIGRDGRLSSPKLKEVLVKGILSTGCNVTDVGVCPTPVVYFSIFHLDKEGGIAVTGSHNPPEYNGFKICAGKETLFGEQIQKLRKIMEKEDYEKGQGDYKTYDIIPDYLDFLNKNIRIERKHKVVIDAGNGVAGIVALPAFEGKGCEVMPLYCEIDGNFSHHFPDPTVIENLKDLIDTVKKERADVGFAYDGDGDRLGVVDENGNILWGDQLLIIFSRDILKEHPGAKIIGEVKCSQLLFEDIAHHGGKPIMWKVGHSVIKNKLKEEKALLAGEMSGHLFFADRFFGFDDAVYASLRFLEIIDKTGKKPSELISDLPKTYYTPEIRIPCPDEIKFDVVKKAQEYFSKHFNTVTIDGVRIILDDGWALIRSSNTQPVLVLRFEAQSEKRLDEIRKMVEEKLKEFMG